In Solanum stenotomum isolate F172 chromosome 6, ASM1918654v1, whole genome shotgun sequence, one DNA window encodes the following:
- the LOC125867662 gene encoding ABC transporter G family member 9-like produces MEQEMENIESPLHIDHSKSEVIFDNTNRPITLKFENVAYKIKLEKEGCLKNSSKSEEEKIILKDVSGIVSPGEMLAILGPSGCGKTTLLTGLGGRLVNGHLDGVITYNNNPFSSSMKRSIGFVTQDDVLYPHLTVYETLVFTALLRLPKTYSVEEKTAHCDAIIPQLGLTKCKDSIIGDSLLRGISGGERKRVSIGQEMLINPSLLLLDEPTSGLDSTTALRIVSTLKDLANGGRTVAMTIHQPSSRLFYMFDKVLLLSEGNPLYFGRGKDAMGYFSGIGFPPLVAMNPSDFLLDLSSGILSNDPRVLSDAPREDPASIKQALVSAFKTNLAENLNEQLQGSIDHQATEKLPEKKFSQWSNTWWQQFSVLLRRGMKERKHESFSNLKVGEVLVMSFFSGLLWWKSNNIQDQTGLLFFYTSFWEFYSVFQGIFTFPQERMMLEKERSSGMYRLSAYFMAMTVGDLPMELVLPTISTVITYWMAGLKPSAGRFFSTLFSLLYNVLVSQSLGLAIGAMVMDEKSATVLALVILISFTLAGGFYVQHVPRFIAWIKHVSITQYAYKLLLGSQYSPGETYSCGLNATCLVEDYPSIKTIGLGGKGISIVALAVMLFGFRFLAYVALMRIGVTKK; encoded by the exons ATGGAACAAGAGATGGAGAATATAGAGAGTCCTCTACACATTGATCATTCTAAAAGTGAAGTTATCTTTGACAACACTAATCGTCCCATCACTCTTAAG TTTGAGAATGTTGCTTACAAGATTAAGCTTGAAAAAGAAGGGTGTTTGAAGAATTCATCAAAATCAGAGGAAGAGAAAATAATCTTGAAGGATGTCTCGGGGATCGTGTCTCCGGGTGAAATGTTGGCAATATTAGGCCCTTCAGGATGTGGAAAAACAACTCTGCTAACAGGACTCGGAGGCAGGCTTGTTAATGGCCATCTAGATGGCGTTATAACGTACAATAATAACCCCTTTTCTAGTTCCATGAAGCGTAGTATTGGTTTTGTTACTCAAGATGATGTTCTTTATCCTCATCTTACAGTGTACGAAACGCTTGTGTTCACTGCCCTCCTCCGTTTACCTAAAACTTATTCAGTTGAGGAAAAAACCGCGCATTGTGATGCAATTATACCTCAACTTGGATTAACAAAGTGCAAGGATAGCATCATTGGAGATTCGCTTTTGAGAGGGATATCCGGTGGGGAGAGGAAAAGAGTAAGTATTGGGCAAGAAATGCTTATCAATCCGAGTTTATTGCTCTTGGATGAACCAACATCGGGGCTTGATTCTACTACAGCTTTAAGGATTGTGTCTACGTTAAAAGATTTAGCAAACGGTGGCAGAACGGTTGCAATGACAATACATCAGCCTTCTAGTAGGCTATTTTACATGTTCGACAAAGTGTTGCTGTTATCCGAAGGAAATCCCCTGTATTTTGGCAGAGGTAAAGATGCAATGGGATATTTTTCAGGCATCGGATTTCCCCCGTTAGTTGCTATGAATCCATCGGACTTCTTATTGGATCTATCAAGTG GTATACTATCCAATGATCCTCGCGTATTATCTGATGCTCCTAGAGAAGATCCAGCATCAATCAAACAAGCTTTGGTATCTGCTTTCAAAACCAATCTAGCGGAGAACTTGAATGAACAGTTGCAAGGATCTATTGATCACCAGGCTACTGAAAAATTACCTGAAAAGAAATTCAGTCAATGGTCGAATACATGGTGGCAGCAATTCTCAGTGTTACTGAGAAGAGGGATGAAAGAACGAAAACACGAGTCCTTTTCTAACCTCAAGGTTGGAGAAGTCTTGGTGATGTCTTTCTTCAGTGGATTGTTATGGTGGAAATCTAACAACATTCAAGATCAG ACAGGCCTTCTGTTCTTCTACACTAGTTTCTGGGAGTTTTATTCTGTGTTCCAAGGTATTTTTACCTTCCCACAAGAAAGGATGATGTTGGAGAAAGAAAGATCATCTGGCATGTATAGGCTCTCCGCGTACTTTATGGCTATGACTGTAGGTGACCTTCCGATGGAGCTAGTCCTTCCGACTATTTCCACTGTTATAACATACTGGATGGCTGGCCTAAAACCATCCGCGGGGAGGTTCTTCTCTACTTTATTCAGCCTCCTCTACAATGTATTAGTCTCCCAAAGCCTTGGACTTGCTATTGGTGCAATGGTCATGGATGAAAAGTCAGCTACTGTACTCGCTTTAGTCATCTTGATATCGTTTACCTTAGCTGGAGGGTTCTATGTTCAGCATGTCCCGAGGTTCATTGCCTGGATAAAGCACGTATCAATAACTCAGTACGCGTACAAGCTCTTGTTGGGGTCTCAATATAGTCCGGGGGAAACGTATTCATGTGGCCTAAACGCGACGTGTCTGGTTGAAGATTATCCTTCCATAAAAACTATAGGGCTTGGAGGTAAAGGCATCTCAATTGTTGCATTGGCTGTTATGCTTTTTGGTTTTAGGTTCTTGGCTTATGTTGCTCTTATGAGGATTGGTGTGACAAAGAAATAG